A DNA window from Vicinamibacterales bacterium contains the following coding sequences:
- the hutU gene encoding urocanate hydratase — protein sequence MRTLSRHVSAPRGAVISCKGWPQEAALRMLMNNLDPDVAERPDDLVVYGGSGRAARSWEAFDAIVDTLRRLEHDETLLVQSGKPVAVFRTHPWAPRVLIVNAMLVPAWADWKTFRDLEDRGLTMYGQMTAGSWIYIGTQGILQGTYETLAELARRHFGGSLAARVVVTAGLGGMGGAQPLAITMNGGIALVVEVDRARIARRLATGYVDEHVQTLDAALARVETLRAAGQARAIALEANAADVIPELGRRGFVPDVVTDQTSAHDALAGYVPNGLSLAEATALRSADPAEYERRAMAAMATHVRGIRALQDRGAIAFDYGNNIRAQAEKAGVADAFRIPGFVPEYIRPLFCRGKGPFRWAALSGDPADIAATDALALEMFASDTALCRWIRLAAERVAFQGLPARIFWLGYGERARFGLAINDLVRRGVISAPIVIGRDHLDTGSVASPYRETEGMRDGSDAIADWPILNALLNTSSGATWVSVHHGGGVGIGYSLHAGMVIVADGTREADEKLQRVLTGDPGSGVVRHADAGYPEAIATASEHGIDMPMLRVNPGMKPGTNPGTNR from the coding sequence ATGAGGACCCTGAGCCGCCACGTCAGCGCGCCGCGCGGCGCCGTGATCTCGTGCAAAGGATGGCCGCAGGAAGCCGCCCTTCGCATGCTGATGAACAACCTCGACCCCGACGTGGCGGAGCGGCCTGACGATCTCGTCGTCTACGGCGGCTCCGGACGCGCCGCCCGGTCGTGGGAGGCGTTCGACGCGATCGTCGACACGCTGCGCCGGCTCGAACACGACGAAACGCTGCTCGTCCAGTCCGGCAAGCCGGTGGCCGTCTTCCGCACCCACCCCTGGGCGCCGCGCGTCCTCATCGTCAACGCCATGCTCGTGCCGGCGTGGGCCGACTGGAAGACATTCCGCGATCTCGAGGATCGCGGCCTGACGATGTACGGCCAGATGACCGCCGGCAGCTGGATCTACATCGGCACCCAGGGCATCCTGCAAGGCACCTACGAGACGCTCGCTGAACTGGCACGCCGTCACTTCGGCGGCTCGCTCGCCGCGCGGGTCGTCGTGACGGCCGGCCTCGGCGGCATGGGCGGCGCCCAGCCGCTCGCCATCACCATGAACGGCGGGATCGCGCTCGTCGTCGAAGTCGATCGCGCCCGCATCGCCCGCCGCCTGGCGACCGGCTACGTCGACGAGCACGTTCAGACGCTCGACGCCGCGCTCGCGCGGGTCGAGACGCTGCGCGCCGCCGGCCAGGCGCGCGCCATCGCCCTCGAGGCCAATGCCGCCGACGTGATCCCCGAGCTCGGACGGCGCGGCTTCGTGCCCGACGTCGTCACCGATCAGACCTCGGCGCACGACGCGCTCGCCGGCTACGTGCCCAACGGCCTGTCGCTCGCCGAGGCGACCGCGTTGCGGAGCGCCGACCCTGCCGAGTACGAACGGCGCGCGATGGCGGCGATGGCCACGCACGTGCGCGGCATCCGCGCGCTGCAGGATCGCGGCGCGATCGCGTTCGACTACGGCAACAACATCCGCGCGCAGGCCGAGAAGGCCGGCGTCGCCGACGCGTTCCGCATTCCCGGGTTCGTGCCGGAGTACATCCGCCCGCTGTTCTGCCGCGGCAAGGGGCCGTTCCGTTGGGCCGCGCTGTCGGGCGATCCCGCGGACATCGCGGCCACCGACGCGCTCGCGCTCGAGATGTTCGCGTCGGATACGGCGCTCTGCCGCTGGATCCGCCTCGCCGCCGAGCGGGTCGCGTTCCAGGGGCTGCCGGCCCGCATCTTCTGGCTGGGCTATGGCGAGCGCGCGCGCTTCGGGCTGGCGATCAACGACCTCGTGCGCCGCGGCGTGATCTCCGCGCCGATCGTCATCGGCCGCGATCATCTCGACACCGGCTCGGTCGCCTCTCCCTACCGCGAGACAGAGGGCATGCGCGACGGCAGCGACGCCATCGCCGACTGGCCGATCCTCAATGCGCTGCTGAATACCTCGTCGGGCGCGACCTGGGTGTCGGTGCACCACGGCGGCGGCGTCGGCATCGGATACTCCCTGCACGCCGGCATGGTCATCGTCGCCGACGGCACCCGCGAAGCCGACGAGAAGCTGCAGCGCGTGCTGACCGGCGATCCCGGCAGCGGGGTCGTCCGCCATGCCGACGCCGGCTATCCCGAGGCGATCGCCACTGCCAGTGAACATGGCATCGACATGCCGATGTTGCGCGTGAACCCGGGCATGAAACCTGGTACAAACCCTGGTACAAATCGATGA